The Littorina saxatilis isolate snail1 linkage group LG1, US_GU_Lsax_2.0, whole genome shotgun sequence nucleotide sequence TGGGTTTTTAGCTTAATACCCCGGACACATTTGTTGTGTGAAATTTTCTCATTTTAACCTTAAAAGTGAGGGTTGCACCTTTTTACAAGGAAGTGTTTAACACTAACAGTCCCGAACACGTGGTATGTGTGATGAGACAGATTTTGATTATTGTGTCTGTCAAATTGAGTAAGTATCACAGGTTCAGAGTTGTTTGATTTGTGATACAGTCATAATCATTAACTTTTCTATCCATGGTATTTGCAGCTCTGCTGAGCTCAGCCACCGCCAATGGTTTCCAGATGGTGGTAAGCGGTGCCCAAGCCAAGGCGCTGCCAGACTTCCAGGTGACCAACATCCAGGGCCGTCTGTCTGGACATGGCATTGAGGAACAACTGCCCACCATTGTCATCACTGCGCATTATGACGCCACTGGGGTTGCTCCAGTAAGTCttactctttttacattttagtcaagttttgactaaatgttttaacatagagggggaatcgagacaagggtcgtggtgtgtgtgcgtgtgtgtgtgtgtagagcgattcagattaaactactggaccgatctttatgacatttgacataagagttcctgggaaggatatccccggacgtttttttcattttttcgataaatacctttgatgacgtcatatccggctttttgtaaaagttgaggcggcactgtcacaccctcatttttcaatcaaattgattgaaattttggccaagcaatcttcgacgaaggccggactttggtattgcatttcagcttggtggcttaaaaactaatgaatgagtttggtcattaaaaatcggaaacttgtaattaaaattatttttttattaaacgatccaaaaataatttcatcttattcttcgtcattttctgattccaaaaacatatacatatgttatatttggattacaaacaagctctgaaaattaaaaatatgaaaattattattaaaattaattttccgaaatcgatttaaaaacaatttcatcttattccttgtcggtccctgattccaaaaacatatagatatgatatgtttggattaaaaacaaactcagtaagctaaaaagaatagacatacagaaaagcgtgttatcctgctcagcgcgaccactactgcactattctgcatggcttgtcgatttcactgcctttgccacgagcggtggactgacgaaacgacgagtatgtggtcttggtgaaaaaagcagtgtgttcagtttcattctgtgagttcgacagcttgactaaatgttgttatttcgccttacgcgacttgtttgcaaTTTGTGGTACACTGAAACACCCCTTTTTTCAAGACCTTCAAAaaacatcaggtcttaaaaggggggtcaagttacagaggttatcaacagaaaatctgagaaaacatagTCTTCAATCGAGTGGTCTTTAAAGGAGGGTTCCATTGtaataataacaacaataataacttcaCTTGTGAATTGCCGCATTCTCACTAGAGCTCACTGCGATTTATCACGAAAACATGTAGATCCgcattcaaacaaaacaaacaaacaaaagtatgTAATAGTAAATACCAGAACAAAACTCCATAATAGATTACTATATATAGAGAGAGCTGTTAGTTAACAGCACAAACATATTCATTTATGTTGATTCTGAATGCCATTTTACAACTTTCAAGTCAAATGTCAAGTTGTTCACATTTATATCCTATTTACAGGACTTTGATGGTTGTGGTGAGTTAACGTCACTAGATGTTTGATGGCGCTAAAAAGTATACCTCCTCAAGTATGGACTTGAGAAGTAGGTTCAGATGAAACTGAAATACTCTGTTAGTATTAAAGAAAACGCTAAACAAAAACTGAGCCAGCTTAGAACACaaattgatattgattgatgtATGGTACTATTTTGGTTTCAGGGGTTGGCGTATGGTGCTGATTCCAATGGGAGTGGCGTGGTCGCCCTGTTGGAACTGGCCAGGCTGTTCTCCAAGCTGTACACAAACTCCAGAACACATGCAAAGTATCCTTTTAAATGTTGTGACCAAGGTTTGCAAATCACATATTTCAGCTCCCATCCTAATTTATACTCTGAGCGTAGAATCCTGTCATAttgttgtctgtgtgcattCATTTCCAACATTAACAGAAGTAAAGGGCATGCATAGATGTGCAAgctggaaagaaaaacaagcttTGTCATGTGCTCGAAGTGTTCATTCTGTCTGTAAAATCTTTGATATCGAAATATGAAGAAAAAATAGGATTAATCCTCCTTGACTGTGGCACGATTCAACCTGGTGTTCCTGGTGTCGGGGGCAGGCAAGTTTAATTACCAGGGCACCAAGCGATGGATAGAAGACAACATGGAGTCCGCAGGTAATCAGTATTACAAtgtaggggtggggggtggaggggggggggggggggagttgtgggtggggggtggggtggagggagggttgCTTAGTTTATCTGTAGGAGATAATTTTGATGATCCCtgcttgtggttttttttgtgtgctgtaGTCTGCGCAGTTGTGTGAGAAAGTAAAACGTCCAAGTACGGTGACATTCACACAAAGTTTCTCTAATGCATTCCTGTTGACATGGTAATTATTAATTGGTTCTGTTCGATTAGTTGTCTCGTGAGTTTTGTGTTGTCTCACGAACAGTCTGATGACACATAAATGGTGGTCAGTTGGGTGTTATTACTACATCTAGGGGTGCTAATTTTCCGGAATATTCCGCCAGTCTACAAAGCTTGATGGAGCTTCCGCAACTACCGTCACGCGAGATGGTATGGGAGATAGGAAAGCAGAACTCAAAGCAGTTGTTTGTGCATTTATTGCTGAACATTGTCTGCCTTTTTCTTTGGGGGGAGATCTTGTTGAGCTTGCGCTTGCCAAGAGGTTAGCGAGTGATGAGAAAGCActtggttctctctctctttctcgtggTAGTACAACTTACACCACCGTACATGGAGTAGCACATGCAATGAAGAAAGAACTGAGTGCAAAGCTGTCGGACAGACACTTCTCTTTGAATATTGACGAAGCTACAAATAATAGTAATGACAAGATCGTGAATGTACTTGTTCAGTATTATGATGTGGAACTGGAAAAAGTTATGGCAGAGCACTTTGGGTCAAGAGAAGTAAATGTTGCCACAGCGGAAAATATCTTCAGTGCAGTGTCTGACATTCTAGAAAGAAAACTCGACTGGGCTCAAGTTGTTTCTTGCTTGATGGACAATTGCAACACAATGAGGGGGAAGAAGGTTGGAGTAGAGGCTTTGATCAAAAGCAAGAAGACTGGAAATGAGAATCTTCTTGACAATGGTGGGGAAAATATCCATTTGATTCACACAAGCACAAGTACCATATGTTCAAGGAGTTTGATGAGAATTTCCTTCCCTTGCAAGATTTATCCTTGGACATGTATTAAGACAGTACTGAAATCTTTCATTATTCAAGACTTCATGTGCCTGTACTATAGTCTGGTACCAGATTCAGCAATAGTAAGTGATGAATCTATTAATTTTGTTCATTTTCCGGTTTACAAGAATTTTGAACTTATTTTATAGATTGGTTTTGGGTTCTGGAAATTGTTTGGTTCAGGTTTCGGAACTCTTTTGTACTATCACCCCTGTACATCTGATGTGTTGTTCTGTGGTTGGTTCAGACTCCAACCTGCTGGCGGACGTGGCCTTTGTGCTGTGCCTGGACAGTCTCGGGACGGGGGAGACCCTTCACTTGCACGTCTCAAAACCACCCAGGGAGGACAGCGATGGAGGAGTCTTTTTGAGGGTCAGAATATGTGTATGTTTACTGGTCAGCATGTATGCAAACATGTGCATGTCCCAGAGCTGCTGTTACACTTTCAGCGCAGCATGCTAATTTGTAACAGAAATTGCTACACTGTTTTACCAACCTAAAAACCGCTACGCTCAAATTAGTCCTGGTACTTATTTCTGCTTCTCACtcaatgtagcggtcagaataTACGTCAGAAAACATTGTCCACTCTTGAAAaattgcactgcagacactctctAATGGGCATTATAATGTTCCTGCTctctaaaaaaaagtatttaaaaaTGCATATATTCTTGAGAGAATAGCCTGAATGCGGATGTGTGATTACATTTGAGACAATGCTACATTAAACACCATTTTCTGCGTTGAAAATCCCCCCCTCCCGTAAAATCCAAATTGTTACACCAACGGCTGGCAGGTCTGATGTCCCTTCGCTGCTGGTGGATAATATGCCATGTCGAGGCTCAGGATAAAGAACTAGAGCTACTTGCTTTGCCAAGAGGAGGACAATCCTTTATAGTGCTTGCACTTTCTGTGTGGTGACCTGATGCAGGGGAAGTAACTGTCCTAATGTACCAAAGACCTGATGCAGGGGAAGTAACTGTCCTAATGAATCTACTTTAAATCCATATTAACTTCAGGGTACATGCCCTGAATCTACTATCACTATCACACATGTGTTCACGTGCCCCGCGAATCCTTTCCCCTGATGTTCTTCCATCATTGAAAGCAAAAGAAATTATGTTTACATAATATAGGATAACTCGCTCAGTCAGACCCTTTTCTTAGGATGATAGAATCTGCTGCCAAAGTATTTTTGAGTGTCCTTTAGCCATGAATTGATTCTCTGTCCCTCCAGAACCTGGAGACAGCAGCAGAGGCACAGACACCTCCAGCCAAGTTCTCCATGGTGCACAAGAAGATCAACCTGGCTGACGAGATGCTGGCCTGGGAGCACGAGCGCTTCAGCATAAAGCGTCTCCTAGCCTTCACCCTCTCGCGCTTCAACACCACAAGAGACCTCGACAGAACCACCATTCTGGACAGCAGGTAATAGTCTGTGGGATCAGATTCAAAGGGAAACAACAAAATATGAGATCACttttttctttgattgtttctttgtagttagtgtgtttgtgcgtatgctttctcttaaaatgtTTGTGAAAAAATATGCATGAGACGCTTAAGTAATCTGTCATCCATTACTTTCTGCAGAAACTTTGAAATGGATAGTTCCCATTTAGTTCTTTGATGCAGTATTGTTTCAAGACACAGAAGACAATAGTTCAGTTGGGCCTGGATTTGGAATATATGTATCAGTAAAATGTCCTGGCTGCAGACAATTGTCGAGTCAAAAGACATCCGTATGTCAAAACTATTGGACATTTGACCGATCTGAGGTCAGAAAAATTTCCTGGCTGCAGACAATTGTCGAGTCAAAAGTCATCCGTATGTCAAAACTATTGGACATTTGACCGATCTGAGGTCAGAAAAATTTCCTGGCTGCAGACAATTGTCGAGTCAAAAGTCATCCGTATGTCAAAACTATTGGACATTTGACCGATCTGAGGTCAGAAAAATTTCCTGGCTGCAGACAATTGTCGAGTCAAAAGACATCCGTATGTCAAAACTATTGGACATTTGACCGATCTGGGGTCAGAAAAATGCGtcaattagaaaaaaaagtatgcgtAAAAGACAAAAGACGAgggcctgggaacaacactgtttATGATATTTCTttcttgctgctgctgctgctgctgcattTAAGACAAAGTTGTATAAGTCTGTGCAGAACTTGTGTTTAAGTTTAGCATTACCATTCCATATATTTTTCAGGAATTTTTGACTATTGTCCACCAgaatgttatgctttcacagaTGTAGCATGAGTTGATGATGTTATGTGTTGCAGGGAAAGGGTTAACGAGGAGACACTGGCCACCAACATCCGTGTGGTAGCAGAGGCTCTGGCTCGTCATGTCTATAACCTCACCTCACAGGGGGACTTCAGCCTCTTCAAAGAAGCTATGGTTAGTGTGACTGTTCGCCCGTTTAAATTAAGTGTGTGTATCTTTTATTTGTCGATTAGACAGATATTATGTGGTTTTGTTTATGAGAAAGGTGGTGTATTTTTCAGGCTGTAAAGCTCACATGTAAGCCTTATTCAGACCTGAGAACTAAAATGAAATGAAGTACATATCTATTTCAgctcattactttattttgtcttAATAAAACTCCTTTGCCGGATCTTAGTCACTGTggcatttctttttcttcaggACACACAAGAAGAAGCAGAGTCAGCATGGATGGAGTTTTTGACGTCACAGCCGCGAGCAGCTCAGCTGGTGCCACCGGAACACGTCCTGCTGGGAACACTGGAGAACACATTGTCACGTTACCTCAAGGATGTGCGGCGAACAACCTTCAAGGCAGACAAAAGGTAAGGGTTGATGTATGTACTAGTCC carries:
- the LOC138981755 gene encoding BOS complex subunit NCLN-like; amino-acid sequence: MWFSEAGEIVEMFRNSFPLSFLFFVPIIILISPVSPVYAAQEFNVYRMQQFDLQGSSYGCKNALVNMEARPIDSKMLTRRCVVARLRDVTMPKFRDLVTNNAGALLVLLPQDLSKLSAEEREHLQSLERDLMQEETSLPVYFSPETEELQEIYQDLEHGVAGDQAVSAWEALLSSATANGFQMVVSGAQAKALPDFQVTNIQGRLSGHGIEEQLPTIVITAHYDATGVAPGLAYGADSNGSGVVALLELARLFSKLYTNSRTHAKFNLVFLVSGAGKFNYQGTKRWIEDNMESADSNLLADVAFVLCLDSLGTGETLHLHVSKPPREDSDGGVFLRNLETAAEAQTPPAKFSMVHKKINLADEMLAWEHERFSIKRLLAFTLSRFNTTRDLDRTTILDSRERVNEETLATNIRVVAEALARHVYNLTSQGDFSLFKEAMDTQEEAESAWMEFLTSQPRAAQLVPPEHVLLGTLENTLSRYLKDVRRTTFKADKRDPEFVFYTGAVYTMNAFNVKPAVFDLFLALGIAAYLAVMYLCATNFHIVYTGLRKIMVSQPKEKST